In one Lachnospiraceae bacterium GAM79 genomic region, the following are encoded:
- a CDS encoding 2-C-methyl-D-erythritol 4-phosphate cytidylyltransferase, translating into MNIAIIFAGGSGVRMGAGIPKQFLEINGKPILVHTLQLFQYHDQIDAIYISVLEDYIPYVEDLAEEYHLTKVKHVLAGGATSQDSIYNALKMAESECPEDSIVLIHDGVRPYVSYDVISNNIESVKKYGNAITSTACYETIMISENGVEIDSVPPRKDTYSAQAPQSFYLKDIIAAHDVVRATPTGYEGMVDACTIIRSQNIVAHIVEGNRGNIKVTTPEDVYMFRALLQYKENEQAFGLGITNKIDTRMSQYKKKSEK; encoded by the coding sequence ATGAATATAGCAATTATTTTTGCAGGCGGCAGTGGAGTAAGAATGGGAGCGGGAATTCCAAAGCAGTTCCTTGAGATCAACGGAAAACCGATCCTGGTTCATACATTACAGTTATTCCAGTATCATGATCAGATCGATGCGATCTACATCTCGGTTCTCGAGGATTATATTCCTTATGTAGAAGATCTGGCAGAAGAGTATCATCTGACGAAGGTAAAACATGTACTGGCCGGTGGAGCAACTTCTCAGGATTCTATTTACAATGCACTTAAAATGGCAGAGTCTGAATGCCCGGAGGATTCTATTGTTCTGATCCATGATGGTGTTCGCCCATATGTTTCATATGATGTTATTTCCAACAATATAGAGAGTGTTAAAAAGTACGGTAATGCGATCACATCGACTGCCTGCTATGAGACGATCATGATCAGTGAGAATGGTGTCGAGATCGATTCGGTACCACCTAGAAAAGACACATATTCAGCACAGGCACCGCAGTCCTTCTACCTGAAGGATATCATTGCCGCTCATGATGTTGTCCGTGCAACTCCAACCGGATATGAAGGAATGGTTGATGCATGTACCATTATCAGAAGTCAGAATATTGTGGCACATATTGTTGAAGGCAACAGAGGAAATATCAAGGTTACGACACCGGAAGATGTATATATGTTCCGTGCGTTGTTACAGTATAAAGAAAATGAACAGGCTTTCGGACTTGGCATCACGAATAAGATTGATACAAGAATGAGCCAGTATAAGAAGAAAAGCGAGAAATAG
- a CDS encoding acyltransferase, with protein sequence MNKKYNGALDFWKFVFCLVILVFHVGEVYGGKHGYLLEWGRYAVEMFFIVSGYFMCVSAAKAEERHTGISLGKETFGFALHKIRRILPAYLYCYALGLCVWFVEVGRYVYLKEGIIGLFIAIVKMIPNFLLLSMSGVQGTQVVMITWYISAMLIAMLVIYPLLRKYKDTYTLIIAPVTALLISGYFYNTVGYNGFTKFEGVITHGILRAFVGLNIGCLVYMFAEYLKKKEFRPSVKRLLGIAELLLYLLAIFMMHEGGKTCVFYNNILLLFAISITASKQSAISGVFDNKVSKFLGEMSLFIYLCQSPARATVRYIFPDVSYWTGFAYIVGLTFVSVAFGMILLHWIARMNRQKTQLK encoded by the coding sequence ATGAATAAAAAATACAATGGAGCCCTCGACTTCTGGAAATTTGTGTTTTGCCTGGTGATACTTGTATTCCATGTAGGTGAGGTATATGGCGGCAAGCATGGATATCTGTTGGAATGGGGACGATATGCGGTTGAGATGTTCTTTATCGTATCCGGATATTTCATGTGTGTGTCAGCTGCAAAAGCAGAAGAACGGCATACAGGTATTTCTCTCGGAAAAGAGACATTCGGCTTTGCCCTTCATAAGATCCGACGGATCTTACCGGCATATTTGTATTGCTATGCACTGGGGCTTTGTGTATGGTTTGTGGAAGTTGGTCGATATGTATATCTAAAGGAAGGAATTATCGGATTATTTATTGCGATTGTGAAGATGATTCCGAACTTTTTACTGCTGTCCATGTCAGGCGTGCAGGGAACTCAGGTTGTGATGATCACTTGGTATATTTCGGCTATGCTTATCGCCATGCTGGTGATCTATCCATTATTACGAAAGTATAAGGACACTTATACACTGATCATTGCTCCTGTTACCGCGCTTTTGATATCAGGATATTTTTATAATACTGTCGGATATAATGGCTTTACGAAGTTTGAAGGTGTTATCACGCATGGCATCTTGCGTGCCTTTGTAGGCTTGAATATAGGATGTCTGGTATATATGTTTGCAGAATATCTGAAGAAGAAAGAATTTCGTCCGTCAGTAAAACGGCTTCTCGGAATCGCAGAGCTTCTGCTGTATCTGCTTGCGATCTTTATGATGCATGAAGGTGGAAAGACCTGTGTATTTTATAATAACATTTTGCTGTTGTTTGCGATATCGATCACTGCCAGTAAGCAGTCGGCAATATCAGGTGTTTTTGATAATAAAGTAAGTAAATTCCTGGGAGAGATGAGCTTGTTTATCTATCTTTGCCAGAGCCCGGCGCGGGCAACTGTCCGTTATATCTTCCCGGATGTATCGTATTGGACAGGATTTGCATACATTGTAGGTCTGACATTTGTTTCTGTGGCATTCGGTATGATCCTGCTCCATTGGATCGCACGGATGAACAGACAGAAAACACAACTAAAATAA
- a CDS encoding DHH family phosphoesterase, producing MNENKHTNKRHDFYTQMPLYMIALFVVFDIWMFTISVAAGVVGIIITAVYAAMTIVLYISSRVSSDALFANQAMENGRVQKDLIREFPIPYAILDKTGRLAWVNDEFAHITNTSKRKLMRLTAMQVFEGLTHEMIPAEGEDTVHADIEYNEREYKVEIKRVRVNPNGPVDAVAEPEAPESAEAPEIVLQDTGLQEENKKTRTSKRKKHTDGVTTFIAMYLFDMTEQNKLAKENEEQKLVTGLIYIDNYDEIFDDLEEVRHSLLVALVDRKINKYMANVDAIVRSFEKDKYMFVMPKKYLPQLQENKFALLDEVKAINIGNDLPLTLSISLGTEYSSFLADFEAARSAMELALGRGGDQVVLKSNDKITYYGGRSQGTEKSTRVKARVKTLAFKELLETKEKVIIMAHKDPDMDAFGSAIGVYRMVNSMNKEAHIVINEVSSAISPIYGNFTANSMYGDDMIINNEQAIEMINADTMLVVVDVNNPSLTECEELISYAKTVVVFDHHRQTKDVIANATLSYVEPFASSACEMIAEMLQYMDEKIKLRPSEADAMYAGILIDTDNFLTKTGVRTFEAAAYLRRSGADVMRVRKMFRSDIDTYRQKADGVRNAEMVLGMFAVSVFEPKEGPESPTVLTAKVANEMLNIAGVRASFVIAQLGENVKISARSIDDVNVQIIMERMGGGGHANIAAAQFKNTTKEKVKKQLVNLLEEMYKEGDI from the coding sequence ATGAACGAAAATAAACATACAAATAAAAGACATGATTTTTATACACAGATGCCGCTCTATATGATTGCATTGTTTGTGGTGTTTGATATCTGGATGTTTACGATCAGTGTGGCAGCAGGTGTGGTAGGTATCATTATTACTGCTGTTTATGCGGCTATGACTATCGTCCTTTATATATCTTCACGTGTATCAAGTGACGCATTATTTGCAAATCAGGCGATGGAAAATGGTAGAGTTCAGAAGGATCTGATCCGGGAATTCCCTATACCATACGCTATCTTAGACAAGACGGGAAGACTTGCATGGGTAAATGATGAATTTGCACATATCACGAATACAAGTAAGCGTAAGCTGATGCGGCTTACAGCTATGCAGGTGTTTGAGGGCTTAACACATGAGATGATACCGGCTGAGGGTGAAGATACGGTTCATGCAGATATCGAATATAATGAAAGAGAATATAAAGTAGAGATCAAGCGTGTCAGGGTAAATCCGAATGGCCCGGTAGATGCGGTTGCTGAACCGGAAGCACCGGAAAGTGCAGAAGCACCGGAGATCGTACTACAGGATACAGGTTTACAGGAGGAGAATAAAAAGACACGTACCTCGAAGAGAAAGAAACATACAGACGGTGTTACCACATTTATTGCCATGTATCTGTTTGATATGACGGAGCAGAACAAACTGGCGAAGGAGAATGAGGAGCAGAAGCTGGTTACTGGTCTGATATATATCGATAATTATGATGAGATATTCGATGATCTGGAGGAAGTCCGTCATTCACTGTTAGTTGCACTTGTAGATCGAAAGATCAATAAATATATGGCAAATGTAGATGCGATTGTACGTTCCTTTGAAAAGGATAAGTATATGTTCGTTATGCCGAAGAAATATCTTCCACAGCTTCAGGAGAATAAATTTGCATTGCTGGATGAGGTAAAAGCAATCAATATCGGAAATGATCTGCCACTTACGTTATCTATAAGTCTTGGAACGGAATATTCCAGCTTTCTGGCTGATTTTGAAGCGGCTCGTTCCGCAATGGAACTTGCACTCGGACGTGGTGGGGATCAGGTTGTCCTGAAATCCAATGATAAGATTACTTATTATGGTGGAAGAAGTCAGGGTACAGAGAAATCTACCCGTGTAAAAGCTCGTGTTAAGACACTGGCATTTAAGGAGCTGTTAGAGACAAAAGAAAAGGTGATCATCATGGCACACAAGGATCCGGATATGGATGCATTCGGATCTGCGATCGGTGTGTATCGTATGGTGAATTCTATGAATAAAGAGGCACATATCGTTATCAATGAAGTGTCATCGGCGATCAGTCCGATCTATGGTAATTTTACAGCAAACAGTATGTATGGTGATGACATGATCATCAACAATGAACAGGCGATTGAGATGATAAATGCGGATACGATGCTGGTAGTCGTAGATGTGAATAATCCGAGTCTGACTGAGTGTGAGGAGCTTATTTCCTATGCAAAGACGGTGGTTGTGTTCGATCATCACAGACAGACAAAGGATGTGATCGCGAATGCGACCCTTTCCTATGTAGAACCATTTGCTTCGTCAGCGTGCGAAATGATCGCGGAGATGTTACAGTACATGGATGAGAAAATCAAGCTTCGCCCGTCTGAGGCAGATGCGATGTATGCAGGTATTCTGATCGATACAGATAACTTCCTGACAAAGACAGGTGTTCGTACATTTGAGGCTGCTGCTTATTTGAGAAGAAGCGGCGCGGACGTTATGCGTGTCAGAAAGATGTTCAGAAGCGATATTGACACATACAGACAAAAAGCAGATGGCGTTAGAAACGCAGAGATGGTTCTTGGGATGTTTGCAGTATCGGTATTTGAGCCGAAAGAAGGACCTGAATCACCGACTGTACTGACAGCCAAGGTGGCAAATGAGATGTTGAATATTGCAGGTGTACGTGCTTCCTTTGTAATCGCACAGTTGGGAGAAAATGTAAAGATATCTGCCCGCTCTATCGATGATGTGAATGTCCAGATCATTATGGAGCGTATGGGTGGAGGCGGACATGCGAATATCGCGGCCGCGCAGTTTAAGAATACGACAAAGGAAAAAGTAAAGAAACAGCTTGTCAACCTGCTTGAGGAGATGTACAAGGAAGGAGATATTTGA
- the rplI gene encoding 50S ribosomal protein L9: protein MKVILLEDVKSLGKKGELVNVSDGHARNYIIPRKLGLEATPKNLNDYKLKKAHEEKVAAENLAAAKALAAELEKASVTVGIKVGEGGRAFGSVSSKEISDAIKSQLHYDIDKKKIVLKDAIKAMGSFTVKIKLHPQVQAELTVKVEEAD from the coding sequence ATGAAGGTTATATTACTGGAGGATGTAAAGAGTCTTGGGAAAAAAGGTGAACTGGTAAATGTCAGTGACGGACATGCCAGAAATTATATTATACCGAGAAAACTTGGGCTTGAGGCAACACCAAAGAATCTGAATGATTATAAATTAAAGAAGGCACATGAAGAAAAAGTTGCGGCAGAGAATCTTGCAGCAGCCAAGGCTCTCGCAGCAGAGCTTGAAAAGGCATCTGTAACAGTCGGCATAAAGGTCGGCGAAGGCGGTAGGGCATTCGGCTCTGTATCGTCAAAGGAGATCTCGGATGCGATCAAGAGCCAGTTACATTATGATATTGATAAGAAGAAAATCGTGCTGAAGGATGCGATCAAAGCAATGGGATCATTTACTGTAAAGATCAAGCTGCATCCACAGGTACAGGCAGAGCTTACAGTAAAGGTAGAAGAGGCTGACTAA
- the dnaB gene encoding replicative DNA helicase produces the protein MEDAFIRKKQPYNLDAEQSVIGSMIMDRDAIVDVSDILTKDDFYSAQNAILYENMIELFKEGMAVDLITLNNRLREKNVPEDVAGMSYIADIIAAVPTSANAKYYAKIVADKAVLRRMIKMCEDVEKDCYLDTDDVDGLLETAESGIYKIVQQRNGANDFAPIDSIVLDVIDQIEAASRQNTRVTGVPTGFIDLDNMLTGLHGSELILVAARPAMGKTAFVLNIAHHVAVKKRIPVAIFSLEMSKEQLVTRMIALDSLVNSQKIQTGQLVDDEWDKIMESTEVIADAPIFVDDNSAITVADLRSKCRKLKQNNDLGLIIIDYLQLMSTNKHVESRQQFISDTSRALKVLARELNVPVIALSQLNRAVDSRPDHKPVLADLRESGAIEQDSDVVMFIYRDDYYNPDTEKKGIAEIIIAKQRKGATGSVDLVWMQDYTKFANKERPQM, from the coding sequence ATGGAAGATGCATTTATCAGGAAAAAACAACCATATAACCTGGATGCAGAACAGTCGGTTATCGGCTCTATGATCATGGATCGTGATGCCATAGTAGATGTGTCGGATATACTGACAAAGGATGACTTTTACAGTGCGCAGAATGCGATCCTGTATGAGAATATGATCGAGCTGTTTAAGGAAGGAATGGCAGTCGATCTGATCACGCTGAACAACAGGCTTCGGGAGAAGAATGTTCCGGAGGATGTTGCCGGTATGAGCTACATAGCTGATATCATAGCCGCAGTTCCGACATCGGCAAATGCGAAGTATTATGCGAAGATTGTAGCGGATAAGGCAGTGCTTCGCCGTATGATCAAGATGTGTGAGGATGTCGAAAAGGACTGTTATCTTGACACGGACGATGTAGACGGATTACTTGAAACGGCAGAGAGCGGGATTTACAAGATCGTTCAGCAGAGAAACGGCGCAAATGATTTTGCACCGATCGATTCGATCGTACTTGATGTAATCGATCAGATCGAGGCGGCATCCAGACAGAATACACGAGTTACCGGTGTGCCGACCGGATTCATCGATCTGGATAATATGCTAACGGGTCTGCATGGATCGGAATTGATTCTGGTAGCAGCACGTCCTGCTATGGGTAAGACAGCATTTGTACTTAATATTGCACACCATGTAGCTGTAAAAAAGAGGATCCCTGTTGCTATTTTCAGTCTGGAAATGTCAAAGGAGCAGCTGGTAACACGTATGATCGCCCTTGATTCTCTGGTAAATTCCCAGAAGATCCAGACCGGACAGCTGGTGGACGATGAATGGGATAAGATCATGGAGAGTACGGAGGTAATCGCGGATGCGCCGATCTTCGTAGATGATAATTCGGCGATCACTGTAGCCGATCTTCGTTCGAAGTGTAGAAAATTAAAACAGAACAATGATCTGGGACTTATCATCATCGACTACTTACAGCTGATGAGTACGAATAAGCATGTAGAATCCAGACAGCAGTTCATTTCAGATACATCGCGAGCGTTAAAGGTGCTTGCAAGAGAGCTTAATGTTCCTGTTATTGCGTTGTCGCAGTTGAACCGTGCGGTTGACTCCAGACCGGATCACAAGCCGGTACTTGCCGATCTGCGAGAGTCCGGTGCGATCGAGCAGGATTCGGACGTTGTAATGTTCATTTACCGTGATGATTATTACAATCCGGATACCGAGAAGAAGGGTATTGCAGAGATTATTATAGCAAAACAGAGAAAGGGCGCGACCGGATCGGTTGATCTTGTATGGATGCAGGATTACACGAAGTTTGCAAACAAAGAGCGCCCGCAGATGTAA
- a CDS encoding trans-2-enoyl-CoA reductase family protein, with protein MVVEPRVKDYICTTAHPVGCAENIKNQIKYVKAQPKVDGPKKVLVIGASTGYGLASRIAVAFGYGADTLGVMFEKESNGRRTATAGFYNTRAFEEEAKKDGLYAKSINGDAFSLEIKQQVIDTIKADMGKVDMVIYSLAAPRRVTPDGHKYTSVLKTVGEEYTNKTLVLKDNTVTMAHIPAATEEEIENTIKVMGGEDWIDWMQALSDAGVLADHVTTVAYSYIGPKITFPIYAEGSIGMAKKDLYKSSDIINEKFANVSSYIAINKALVTQSSAAIPVVPLYITLLYKQMKAKGVHEGCIEQMARLFLDKMAGEVETDENGFVRMDDWEMADDIQEAVAKNWDAVTSENVKELADIDGYWDEFYKMFGFKIDGVDYSADVDIM; from the coding sequence ATGGTAGTAGAACCAAGAGTAAAAGATTATATCTGTACCACCGCTCACCCGGTTGGATGCGCAGAGAATATTAAGAATCAGATCAAATATGTAAAGGCACAGCCAAAGGTTGACGGACCGAAGAAGGTACTGGTGATCGGAGCATCTACCGGATATGGACTTGCTTCCAGGATCGCGGTTGCATTTGGCTATGGAGCAGATACACTTGGTGTAATGTTCGAGAAAGAGTCAAACGGAAGAAGAACCGCAACCGCAGGCTTCTATAACACAAGAGCATTTGAAGAAGAAGCAAAGAAAGATGGCTTATATGCAAAATCCATCAACGGAGATGCATTCTCATTGGAGATCAAACAGCAGGTGATCGACACGATCAAAGCGGATATGGGAAAGGTTGATATGGTTATTTACAGCCTTGCAGCACCGAGACGTGTAACACCGGATGGACATAAGTATACTTCTGTTCTTAAGACAGTCGGTGAAGAATATACAAATAAGACTCTGGTTCTAAAAGACAATACAGTTACAATGGCACATATTCCTGCTGCAACAGAGGAAGAGATCGAGAACACTATCAAAGTTATGGGCGGCGAGGACTGGATCGACTGGATGCAGGCATTATCAGATGCAGGCGTTCTGGCAGATCATGTAACAACAGTTGCATATTCATATATAGGACCAAAGATCACATTCCCGATCTATGCCGAGGGTTCGATCGGTATGGCAAAGAAGGATCTGTATAAGTCGAGCGACATTATTAATGAGAAGTTCGCAAATGTATCATCATATATAGCAATCAACAAGGCACTTGTTACACAGTCCAGTGCAGCAATTCCTGTTGTTCCGCTTTACATTACTCTGCTCTATAAGCAGATGAAAGCAAAGGGTGTTCATGAGGGCTGTATCGAGCAGATGGCAAGACTTTTCCTTGATAAGATGGCCGGTGAAGTTGAGACAGACGAAAACGGATTTGTCCGTATGGACGACTGGGAAATGGCAGATGATATTCAGGAAGCAGTTGCTAAGAACTGGGATGCCGTAACCAGCGAGAACGTTAAGGAACTTGCCGATATCGATGGATATTGGGATGAATTCTATAAGATGTTCGGATTTAAGATCGATGGCGTTGATTACAGCGCAGATGTAGATATTATGTAA
- a CDS encoding DUF2142 domain-containing protein, with amino-acid sequence MKQTGQTWNKKQILWAVILGLALCFVFALVYKAQLADKFTKPVFATLKIEHKDNGQVEMSANNPVIVEAFECTVPGLQVLYVETVGVISNPDAMLHITVSDADTGKIYYEKDRPAKGAAKKNKKKRIRVGIWDDPVFKESEGKRLVLTMELQNPGDTVFYVNADQKPGLVAMFGGDPANKTNVISGMKYASCWKLRSMYAVLCLALLIFFELMYMLIVVKKLPVSKFYIPMALLLGMIMNVVIAPHGVPDEPWHIDTAYKYSNKIMFAGDTGIEGTIYKRTCDVKMEDMLANGVESNSYYQLAHHTFERPDDQELIAVPYVDSSNIVPGIFFIPMAFGITIGRLLGLSTMLMLLIGRFMNLLVFVLLTGFAIRILPVGKNMLAALGFLPIALQQGASASYDAMINGIIYVFIALCMSLSLEKTYKKWQVVLLVLCGILTAVVKGGVYLPLLLLVFLLIHAKRKEHSLKVMPKHKKGILITAVICGIIIVFCGALYYYFPVIKQLFAGQDTAVTEDTLYSLGYLLRHPLNVVYLYWNTLINGGETLLRGFFGGLLSWLDIKISWVLLLVLVFSLVLFANVEGDKYCGNKKERIYMFAVFLISLVLILLSMLVAFTSISSSKISGVQGRYFLCIAPLLYLATTTSLVNVSEEKCRKVWMTVIATEILIVLQIVVGAM; translated from the coding sequence ATGAAGCAGACAGGGCAGACATGGAATAAAAAACAGATATTATGGGCAGTTATTTTGGGACTGGCTCTATGCTTTGTTTTTGCATTGGTGTATAAAGCACAGCTTGCAGATAAATTTACAAAGCCGGTATTTGCTACACTTAAGATAGAACATAAGGATAACGGACAGGTAGAAATGTCCGCAAATAATCCTGTTATTGTAGAAGCCTTTGAATGTACAGTGCCTGGTCTTCAGGTATTATATGTTGAAACGGTTGGTGTGATATCAAATCCGGATGCAATGCTTCATATCACAGTCTCTGATGCAGATACGGGAAAGATTTATTATGAGAAAGACCGGCCGGCAAAAGGGGCTGCAAAGAAAAATAAGAAAAAAAGGATCCGCGTAGGAATATGGGATGATCCGGTATTTAAAGAGTCTGAGGGAAAACGGCTTGTGCTTACGATGGAGCTTCAGAATCCGGGTGATACTGTATTCTATGTGAATGCAGATCAAAAGCCGGGACTTGTTGCTATGTTTGGAGGAGATCCGGCAAATAAGACGAATGTCATATCGGGAATGAAATATGCAAGCTGCTGGAAGCTTCGCAGTATGTATGCAGTATTGTGCCTTGCACTTTTGATATTTTTTGAACTCATGTATATGCTTATCGTTGTTAAGAAGCTTCCGGTATCGAAGTTCTATATTCCGATGGCGCTGCTACTTGGAATGATCATGAATGTGGTGATCGCGCCGCATGGTGTACCGGATGAACCATGGCATATAGATACGGCATATAAGTATTCGAATAAGATAATGTTTGCAGGTGACACGGGCATTGAGGGAACGATATATAAGCGTACCTGTGATGTAAAAATGGAGGATATGCTTGCAAATGGAGTAGAGAGTAATTCCTATTACCAGCTGGCACATCATACATTTGAAAGACCGGATGATCAGGAGCTGATAGCAGTTCCGTATGTAGATTCCAGTAATATTGTACCGGGTATTTTCTTTATACCGATGGCATTTGGAATTACGATCGGACGACTGCTTGGACTTTCAACCATGCTAATGTTATTGATCGGAAGATTTATGAACCTGTTGGTATTTGTATTATTGACAGGATTCGCCATACGGATACTTCCGGTTGGTAAGAATATGCTTGCTGCGCTTGGTTTTCTTCCGATCGCGCTTCAACAGGGGGCATCTGCGTCTTATGACGCAATGATAAATGGAATTATATATGTATTTATCGCCTTATGCATGAGTCTTTCGTTGGAGAAAACATATAAGAAGTGGCAGGTAGTCCTGTTGGTGCTCTGTGGTATCCTGACCGCTGTCGTAAAAGGTGGTGTATATCTTCCGTTATTATTGCTGGTATTTTTGTTGATACATGCAAAAAGGAAGGAACATTCTCTGAAAGTAATGCCGAAGCACAAAAAGGGAATACTTATAACAGCAGTGATTTGCGGAATTATAATTGTTTTCTGCGGGGCATTATATTATTATTTTCCGGTTATAAAACAGCTGTTTGCGGGACAGGATACAGCTGTAACAGAGGATACATTATATTCACTCGGATATCTGCTTCGTCATCCGCTTAATGTTGTTTATCTGTATTGGAATACATTGATTAACGGAGGAGAAACGCTGTTGCGTGGATTCTTTGGCGGCCTTTTGTCATGGCTTGATATAAAGATCAGTTGGGTATTGCTGTTGGTGTTGGTATTCAGTCTGGTATTGTTTGCAAATGTTGAGGGTGATAAATATTGCGGAAATAAAAAGGAACGCATATATATGTTTGCGGTATTCCTGATATCGCTTGTATTGATCCTGCTGTCGATGCTGGTTGCATTTACATCGATATCATCAAGTAAGATCAGTGGCGTACAGGGAAGGTATTTTCTGTGTATTGCTCCGTTACTTTATTTGGCAACCACGACATCACTCGTTAATGTAAGTGAGGAGAAGTGCAGGAAGGTCTGGATGACTGTGATAGCGACTGAGATATTGATCGTATTGCAGATTGTCGTCGGAGCAATGTAG
- a CDS encoding glycosyltransferase family 2 protein, which translates to MAEKKHTFVICAYKESPYLEACIRSLKKQTVASAICLATSTPSDYLKNICEKYDIAYYIRDGRSNIADDWNFALSVSDTEYVTIAHQDDIYEAAYTEEILKIADQKDTEARKTLLLFSDYRELIDDRKYSDRKNLKIKRILLGPLKNEKKQGRRWRKRAVLRFGNAICCPAVTYHKTVICEYLRQEKRVDLFLKHFRSNLDWQTWEWLSRKEGEFVYIPECLMAHRIHEDSETSATIRDHERGQEDFEVFCKFWPKWVARILAGAYGTSEKGNEI; encoded by the coding sequence ATGGCTGAAAAGAAGCATACATTTGTTATATGTGCATATAAGGAAAGTCCATATCTGGAAGCGTGCATCCGGTCTTTGAAGAAGCAGACGGTTGCAAGTGCCATTTGTCTGGCAACATCAACGCCAAGTGATTATTTAAAAAATATATGTGAAAAATATGATATAGCCTATTATATCCGTGATGGAAGATCTAATATCGCGGATGATTGGAATTTTGCTCTATCTGTGTCAGATACAGAATATGTAACGATCGCACATCAGGATGATATCTATGAGGCTGCGTATACAGAGGAGATATTGAAGATAGCGGATCAGAAAGATACAGAAGCAAGAAAAACGCTCTTATTATTTTCTGATTACAGAGAGCTGATAGATGACAGAAAGTATTCGGATCGTAAGAATCTGAAGATAAAAAGGATTCTGCTTGGTCCGTTAAAAAATGAAAAGAAGCAGGGGCGCAGATGGAGGAAACGGGCTGTGCTCAGATTTGGAAATGCAATCTGTTGTCCGGCTGTCACATATCATAAAACAGTTATATGTGAATATCTGAGACAGGAAAAAAGAGTAGATTTATTTCTGAAACATTTCCGAAGCAATCTGGACTGGCAGACCTGGGAATGGCTGAGCAGGAAAGAAGGAGAATTCGTATATATTCCCGAATGTTTGATGGCGCATCGTATTCATGAGGATAGTGAAACGAGTGCAACGATCCGGGATCACGAAAGAGGGCAGGAGGATTTTGAGGTGTTTTGTAAGTTCTGGCCGAAGTGGGTCGCACGGATCCTGGCAGGGGCTTATGGTACAAGCGAGAAGGGAAATGAAATATAG
- a CDS encoding glycosyltransferase family 2 protein yields MKLLMVIPAYNEEDNIVGVVNTIKEKYPEYDYIVVNDGSTDHTSRRCHKHGFEIIDLPVNLGLAGAFQTGLKYAYYKNYDCVLQFDADGQHKPEYIKAMLEKMEQGYDIVIGSRFVTKKKEKSMRMLGSRLLTSAIRLTTGKRISDPTSGMRMFNKAMVKEFAVNMNYGPEPDTISYLLKQGASIAEVQVEMDERTAGKSYLNFSRSAMYMFRMLISILLIQSFRKRDSKHIIMKRGV; encoded by the coding sequence ATGAAGTTACTGATGGTTATACCTGCATATAATGAAGAAGATAATATCGTGGGTGTGGTAAATACAATCAAAGAGAAATATCCGGAGTATGATTATATCGTGGTAAATGACGGATCGACGGATCATACTTCCAGAAGATGCCACAAGCATGGATTTGAGATCATAGATCTTCCGGTGAATCTGGGACTTGCCGGTGCTTTCCAGACGGGACTGAAATATGCATATTATAAAAATTATGACTGTGTATTGCAGTTTGATGCGGATGGACAGCACAAGCCTGAATATATTAAGGCTATGCTTGAAAAAATGGAACAGGGATATGATATTGTAATCGGTTCGCGTTTTGTGACAAAAAAGAAAGAAAAAAGTATGCGAATGCTTGGTTCACGGCTGCTTACATCAGCGATTCGCCTGACCACCGGAAAACGGATATCAGATCCAACCTCCGGGATGCGTATGTTTAATAAAGCAATGGTAAAGGAATTTGCAGTCAATATGAATTACGGACCGGAACCGGATACGATCTCTTATCTGTTAAAACAGGGAGCGAGCATCGCAGAGGTGCAGGTGGAAATGGATGAAAGAACTGCCGGAAAAAGTTATCTGAATTTTTCCAGATCAGCAATGTATATGTTCCGTATGCTGATATCAATCCTGCTGATCCAGAGCTTTCGTAAAAGAGACAGTAAGCATATCATTATGAAAAGAGGGGTATAA